DNA sequence from the Pichia kudriavzevii chromosome 4, complete sequence genome:
TCTGATGTCTGGGTCTAAGCATCGATTCTTCTAATACCGGCCTCTCTGAAAACAGAGTCTGCCTCTGCGTAGGACCTGCccaaaccaaaaccaacGCCCAACCAGACAGGGAAGGCTCTCCTCTTAAACAAGAGTACAGACAAAACCACACCGCCTCCAAAACCAAGGCCTGTCTTGACAATGGCGTTCGACAAGGCAACGTCCCAAGCGGAGGAAATGATGGTGGACGAAGGAACAGTgagctgttgttgttgttgttgttgttgttgtagaGCAGACATGACTTTGTGGATTGTAGGGAGGCGAAAGTGTTTAAAGACAGTAGCACTTGACCCAAAGTGGCACTCTTCAATGAGTGTCTCTCTAATTTCCACTTTCTTTACTGAGgaatgaaaaaaaggacTTGAAGTATTCTCAAGAGTGCGCTGCCGAAACAGGCAAGTGCAGAgtgggggggggggggggggaacAACGCTCAATggggaaaaagaaacatgCCACCCGTGCACCACCGCATGTGactttggatattttctttttttttttctccacCAATAGAAGAGACGCGTGTTTTAGCGCAGCTTGGAAAATCGCGCATCTCTAAAGGGAAAGTCCATTTTACAGTGCCATGGTGCTTATCAATTAGCAGCGTATATAGGGACGCCTTTTAAATATGATAAATATAACCATAAATATAACCACAAATACAACTGTAAATACAACTGTAAATACCACTACCACCGTCATGGCTCAATGTAGACACGTCTGTAAGACTTTACGCAAATGCAAATCCAATTGGCAACCACCAGTGTTGTGCTGCAATTGGCTGTGCAAGCAATCTGAttaagaaaaacaaagggAGGGgggaaataaaaaaaacacatGGTGAACACCGACGCGTCGATTGCCGCAATATTGCTTATATTCACCGGCGAAAATCCATTTTTCCGTTTTCCATGTCCGATTTCCCTCTTAAAGAAAAACGCGGTTGcgctttttttttttcctttttctccCCCCCCGTGTGTTTACGGAACCTCCCTTTTTGCCACGATTCGTTGTCGATTTCCATTTGCTGGCAGCGCTGCTTGGTGATGATggcaatttttcaaatactttCAACCTGGTGGATTTGGTTGGGATGTTttattcaagttttctTATATaccttttttctttaacaGAATTTACTCTTGAAGTTTGTTTTACCATCTAATTGGACTTATTCCTACTTACAACGAtgtcttcctcttctgCACCAGTTATTCCTTCCTTCTCTGTTCTTGATTATTCCAAATTCGCCTTAGCAGGTGCTATTGGTTGTGGTGTTACTCATGGTTCCATGACTCCTATTGATGTTGTCAAGACTAGAATCCAACTAGAACCAACTGTTTACAACACCGGTATGGTTGGCTCCTTTAAGAAAATCATTTCTCAAGAAGGTGCTGGTGCCCTCTTGACTGGTTTAGGTCCAACTGTTTTGGGTTATTCCATTCAAGGTGCTTTCAAGTTTGGTGGTTACGAGTTGTTCAAGAAGATCTTTATTGACTACTTAGGTTACGATACCGCCTCCAAGTATAAGGACGCAGTCTATATTGGTTCTGCAGCAACTGCAGAATTCTTTGCCGACATTGCACTTTGTCCACTTGAAGCTACTAGAATTAGATTGGTCTCTCAACCAACTTTTGCTAATGGTTTAGTTGGTGGATTCTCCAGAATCTTAAAGGAAGAAGGTGTAGGATCCTTTTATGCTGGTTTCACCCCAATCTTGTTCAAGCAAATTCCTTATAATATTGCAAAGTTCTTGACTTATGAGAGAGCAGCAGAAGCTATCTATGCAGCTGTTGGTACTCCAAAGGATCAATTATCATCAACCGCTACCACCGGTATCAACTTGGGTGCAGGTGTCATTGCAGGTTGTATGGCTGCATTTGTCTCCCAACCAGCTGACACCTTGTTGTCCAAGGTCAACAAGACAAAGAAGGCACCAGGCCAATCCACAGTTGGATTGTTGATCCAATTGGCTAAGGAATTGGGTGTTAGAGGCTCCTTTGCAGGTTTACCAACAAGATTCGTCATGGTGGGTACTTTGACCTCCTTACAATTCGCCCTATACGGCTCTATCAAGGGTGCTCTAGGCTGTCCTGCAGTTGTTACTCTTAAATAGTTGTAACGTGTTGCACTAATCCACTACGCCCTTCCCCCCTTCCCCCCCTCTATATTGTATACGGATCTCATGTATTACATGTCTTCATATTTATAATAATATATTCGACCATCTTAAATCCTGGCTCAAAGAGAACCCATTACCCCTTCTCTGTCACCCTTCTCTTTCCCCCGTACACATTTCCACCCTGTTGTACACACTGCCCCAAACAGCTTTGGCTCTCCCTTTCTTGGCGCCACTTACATTCACCATCGACGTCGTTGTAGATTTTAAATAGTTACACATCACTGCAGAGATACCTAGTTTAGCCACTTACTTACTGTTCGCCTAGCTACTGCAAACTCTACTCCATTGCAACGTCGTTGTTGGCAACGGGGAATGCATCCAGAGCAGCACCACCGTTGGCTTCATCACCGTGTATTTCGTGGGCTTCGGTAGACGCAATTCCTTGACCTGCATCCTCAACATGACCAACTGCAGGCACCGCTGCAGCAACTTGTCCCcactgttgttgctgctcAGCTGACCCGTCCGCTGGCACTGACATGTCTGTTTGCCCCTGTGCTTGTTCTTGTGCTGGTTGGCCTCCAACAGCATCCACCGGCGCTGCGCCGTTCATGTACTGCAATAGCTCGTTATCTAGATCTTCCAGGGATTTACGTGGAGGCGCCTTAGGCTTGTTCTTCTTACTCTTTGGAGCTTGTCTCTCCCTTCTGAGCTCCTGGCCTTGTCTGCCTCCAATTCTGTCCAATAATGACATCGTGGTTGACACGTTGATGATCTGGCCCGCCGCTAACCGGCCATCAAACCTTCTGATCGCCTCTCTTGCATCCCTGCTCGATTCAAACTCAACATAGGCAACACCGGTGGATTTGCCCAACGTATTGAACTTCAAATCAACCTGCACAACTGGCCCAATGGTCTCCATCAATTTGCCCAAATCCTGCGCAGTCAAATCGGGATGTAGATTGGTCACCTTGATTTCCGTCGCTTTCCCATTGGAACCAGATCCTCCAAAGGGCCGTGCACCTCTGTGTCCTCCACTTCTGGAATTACCTCTAGCTCCACGCCCACCTCGATGGCTTGGCTTATTCACTCCTCCTCTTTTGCCTGTCTTGTGCGCATTGCGGTTCTATATCGGGGGGCTTCTGTTAGTATCTATCTTCATTGACCAATTCGTCTAgttattttgtttatttgcGTGCTGTGTTGATTCAGCTGCCCCTCCATCTTCACTCATTTCCAGGGGGGTATATACAAATCTCGATTAATGACGTACTCTAGTTGGACCTTTTGAACTCGATCCAATGATCTCATCCAATGACTTTTCTAATAATGAAGACATTCTAAACGACTTGGTTTCTGATGTATGTGACGTGAGAGACAAACTGCTCCTGTCTTACTCAACTCCTCTCTACTGTCCAAAAGTCTTCGATTTACACAAACAGCGAAACATGCTTgaattttcatcttcacaTGAATCTCCCCCAGACCAGCAGTTACCCGATTAGGCAATTTCGAGCGTACGGCCAAAGCTTTGTCATATTAATGCAATATTCTCCTTTCTATTATATACTGCAAGAGAAGCAGGCTGCTATACACAATCTTACAAGACGCATCAGTCAGATTTTCTGCGTTTGGAGGATAACCCATCCATTACAATATCGGGATACTCATTATGAAGGTATTCACTGGCCAACAGACTTAGTGCATCGAGTTTCGTT
Encoded proteins:
- a CDS encoding uncharacterized protein (PKUD0D00730; similar to Saccharomyces cerevisiae YCL057C-A (MOS1); ancestral locus Anc_1.8) encodes the protein MSALQQQQQQQQQLTVPSSTIISSAWDVALSNAIVKTGLGFGGGVVLSVLLFKRRAFPVWLGVGFGLGRSYAEADSVFREAGIRRIDA
- a CDS encoding uncharacterized protein (PKUD0D00745; Pfam Domains: RRM_1(1.6e-15)), with product MSSLLEKSLDEIIGSSSKGPTRNRNAHKTGKRGGVNKPSHRGGRGARGNSRSGGHRGARPFGGSGSNGKATEIKVTNLHPDLTAQDLGKLMETIGPVVQVDLKFNTLGKSTGVAYVEFESSRDAREAIRRFDGRLAAGQIINVSTTMSLLDRIGGRQGQELRRERQAPKSKKNKPKAPPRKSLEDLDNELLQYMNGAAPVDAVGGQPAQEQAQGQTDMSVPADGSAEQQQQWGQVAAAVPAVGHVEDAGQGIASTEAHEIHGDEANGGAALDAFPVANNDVAME
- a CDS encoding uncharacterized protein (PKUD0D00740; similar to Saccharomyces cerevisiae YJR077C (MIR1); ancestral locus Anc_1.536), with translation MSSSSAPVIPSFSVLDYSKFALAGAIGCGVTHGSMTPIDVVKTRIQLEPTVYNTGMVGSFKKIISQEGAGALLTGLGPTVLGYSIQGAFKFGGYELFKKIFIDYLGYDTASKYKDAVYIGSAATAEFFADIALCPLEATRIRLVSQPTFANGLVGGFSRILKEEGVGSFYAGFTPILFKQIPYNIAKFLTYERAAEAIYAAVGTPKDQLSSTATTGINLGAGVIAGCMAAFVSQPADTLLSKVNKTKKAPGQSTVGLLIQLAKELGVRGSFAGLPTRFVMVGTLTSLQFALYGSIKGALGCPAVVTLK